The following are from one region of the Polynucleobacter sp. MWH-CaK5 genome:
- the rlmH gene encoding 23S rRNA (pseudouridine(1915)-N(3))-methyltransferase RlmH encodes MKLWVIAVGHKMPAWAETATQDYLKRMPADCAIQIKELKPDISPAKEAIKIREALPKGVHIIALDERGKDLSTQDLANQLSAWRQDGKDIALLIGGADGLDAELKKEAASMIRLSSMTLPHAMARVLLVEQLYRAWTILQGHPYHRV; translated from the coding sequence ATGAAACTTTGGGTCATTGCAGTGGGTCACAAGATGCCCGCATGGGCTGAAACTGCCACCCAAGATTATCTGAAACGCATGCCAGCAGATTGCGCGATTCAGATCAAAGAACTCAAGCCAGACATCAGCCCTGCCAAAGAGGCGATCAAAATACGTGAAGCCCTGCCAAAGGGTGTTCACATCATTGCTTTGGATGAGCGTGGCAAAGATCTTTCCACTCAAGACCTAGCCAACCAACTCAGTGCTTGGCGCCAAGATGGTAAAGACATTGCATTATTGATTGGTGGCGCGGATGGCTTGGATGCTGAGCTTAAAAAAGAAGCTGCATCGATGATTCGCCTCTCTAGCATGACCCTTCCGCATGCCATGGCCAGAGTTTTATTGGTCGAACAACTTTACCGTGCGTGGACCATCTTGCAAGGCCATCCTTATCATCGCGTTTAA
- the rsfS gene encoding ribosome silencing factor, protein MDIPKLQRVIIDALEDVKAEDIRVFDTTKISDLFDRVIIATGNSNRQTKSLAMSVKESVKEKGGDVISVEGMETGEWVLVDCGDIIVHILQPMLRSYYQLEGIWGDKPVRVKLGSKANKSKRFASEPEDDEDD, encoded by the coding sequence ATGGATATTCCAAAATTACAACGCGTGATCATTGATGCTCTTGAAGATGTCAAGGCAGAAGACATTCGTGTTTTTGATACAACCAAAATCAGCGATCTATTTGATCGCGTGATCATCGCAACCGGTAACAGCAACCGTCAAACAAAATCATTGGCCATGTCCGTCAAGGAATCAGTCAAAGAAAAAGGTGGTGACGTTATTTCTGTTGAAGGTATGGAAACCGGTGAGTGGGTGTTGGTCGATTGTGGTGACATCATCGTTCACATCTTGCAACCGATGCTGCGCTCTTACTACCAACTAGAAGGCATTTGGGGTGATAAGCCTGTGCGCGTTAAATTGGGTAGCAAGGCCAATAAGTCAAAACGTTTCGCCAGCGAACCTGAGGATGATGAGGACGACTAA
- the nadD gene encoding nicotinate (nicotinamide) nucleotide adenylyltransferase, with protein MSNMDNMASKKRLSVGILGGTFDPPHWGHLRLAEHFSRVLQLDHIIWMPAGQPWQKGNDITSAKHRLAMSEYAIETLHDLFVDHHIYTKIDISTLEMSREGPSYAIDTAKELRALYGEQASITWIMGADSWENIKTWHQWPELPNYVHIAVASRPHTSNQVDQSPIGSVFSDKQTQDPQLLQLSPQGHVLFDQSLQINLASNELRDGFYNHASWDELADAIPPLVLEYIEAKGLYRNK; from the coding sequence ATGAGCAACATGGATAACATGGCCAGCAAGAAACGTTTATCCGTCGGAATCTTGGGTGGCACGTTTGATCCGCCTCACTGGGGTCACTTGCGTCTGGCTGAGCATTTTTCAAGAGTGCTACAACTCGATCACATCATCTGGATGCCTGCTGGACAACCATGGCAAAAAGGCAATGACATCACTTCCGCCAAGCATCGCTTGGCCATGAGCGAATACGCGATCGAGACCTTGCATGATTTATTTGTGGATCACCACATATATACAAAAATTGATATCAGCACCCTAGAGATGTCTAGAGAAGGTCCGAGTTATGCGATTGATACTGCCAAAGAGCTGCGCGCACTTTATGGCGAACAGGCGTCAATCACCTGGATCATGGGTGCCGACAGCTGGGAAAACATCAAAACTTGGCATCAGTGGCCAGAATTGCCGAACTACGTACACATCGCGGTTGCCAGCCGTCCCCACACATCTAATCAGGTAGATCAAAGCCCAATTGGTAGCGTTTTTTCAGATAAACAGACACAAGACCCTCAGTTGTTACAATTGAGCCCACAGGGACATGTTTTGTTTGATCAAAGCCTGCAGATTAATCTTGCCTCCAATGAACTTCGTGATGGGTTTTACAACCACGCATCATGGGATGAATTGGCAGATGCAATACCACCCTTGGTACTCGAATACATCGAAGCCAAAGGTCTTTATAGAAATAAATAA
- the hemF gene encoding oxygen-dependent coproporphyrinogen oxidase, with product MSNTSINVDQIRQYFLGLQERITAGMSELDGKTFATDSWTKPADAKLKGDGRSMILEEGNILERGGVGFSHVRGDSMPPSATAHRPELAGRAFEAMGVSLVFHPRNPHIPTVHLNVRCFIAQAEGKDPVWWFGGGMDLTPYYGDEADCKHFHQTCKNALDPYKPELHPRFKKWCDEYFYLKHRDEPRGIGGIFYDDFSELGFDQSFAMTCSVGDAFLEAYLPIVKKHQHDPYTESQREFQAFRRGRYVEFNLVFDRGTLFGLQSGGRTESILMSMPPIVRWGYDWKPAANSPEALLYTNFLKPIDWIAR from the coding sequence ATGTCAAACACAAGCATCAACGTCGATCAAATTCGTCAATACTTTTTAGGTTTACAAGAACGCATCACTGCAGGCATGAGTGAGCTTGATGGCAAAACTTTTGCCACAGACTCTTGGACAAAACCAGCCGATGCCAAACTCAAGGGCGATGGTCGCTCAATGATTCTTGAAGAAGGCAATATCTTGGAGCGCGGTGGCGTTGGTTTTTCTCACGTGCGTGGCGATTCAATGCCACCTTCAGCAACAGCCCACCGACCAGAGCTTGCTGGCAGAGCCTTTGAAGCCATGGGCGTATCACTGGTGTTCCATCCACGCAATCCACACATTCCAACCGTTCACTTGAACGTACGTTGCTTTATTGCTCAAGCAGAAGGCAAGGATCCTGTCTGGTGGTTTGGAGGCGGCATGGATCTAACTCCTTACTATGGTGATGAAGCTGATTGCAAACATTTTCATCAAACGTGTAAAAACGCATTAGATCCATACAAGCCAGAACTTCACCCACGCTTTAAAAAGTGGTGTGATGAATACTTTTATCTCAAGCACCGTGATGAACCACGTGGCATTGGCGGTATTTTTTATGATGATTTCAGTGAGTTAGGCTTTGATCAAAGTTTTGCCATGACTTGCTCAGTCGGAGATGCTTTCTTAGAAGCCTACTTACCAATCGTTAAGAAACATCAACACGACCCTTACACAGAAAGCCAAAGAGAATTCCAAGCCTTCCGTCGAGGCCGCTATGTTGAATTCAACTTAGTCTTTGATAGAGGCACTTTGTTTGGCCTTCAATCTGGCGGACGCACTGAATCCATCTTGATGTCCATGCCACCGATCGTTCGCTGGGGCTATGACTGGAAGCCAGCTGCTAACAGCCCAGAGGCTCTGCTCTATACCAACTTCTTAAAACCGATTGATTGGATTGCTCGTTAA
- the purD gene encoding phosphoribosylamine--glycine ligase, translating into MKILVIGSGGREHALAWKLAQSPKVQKVFVAPGNGGTATAAAKNMGIENLNITDLNALAAFAKDEQIYMTVVGPEAPLAGGIVDIFRNQGLRIFGPTQKAAQLESSKDFAKAFMKRHQIPTAEYQTFSNIQEAHAYIDAKGAPIVIKADGLAAGKGVVVAMSLEEAHGAIDMMLSDNKLGDAGARVVIEEFLQGEEASFIVMVDGKNVLTLATSQDHKRLLDADQGPNTGGMGAYSPAPVVTPEIHARALREIIMPTVKGMAADGIPFTGFLYAGLMIDGKGQVKTLEFNCRMGDPETQPIMARLKSDFLIALDAAVDGKLDQVELDWDARIALGVVMAAHNYPETPRKGDVITGIPADDVDHVTFHAGTTMDKGVLKTSGGRVLCVVGLDHTTKGAQQKAYAHLDHIQFDGAQFRRDIGYRAL; encoded by the coding sequence ATGAAAATTTTAGTGATTGGTTCTGGTGGTCGTGAACATGCTCTTGCATGGAAGTTGGCTCAGTCTCCAAAAGTACAAAAAGTATTTGTGGCTCCAGGCAATGGTGGCACTGCAACAGCTGCTGCCAAAAACATGGGCATTGAGAACCTCAACATCACTGATCTAAATGCTTTGGCAGCCTTTGCCAAAGACGAGCAAATATATATGACCGTGGTTGGTCCAGAAGCCCCATTGGCTGGCGGCATTGTGGATATTTTCAGAAACCAAGGTTTGCGTATTTTTGGACCCACTCAAAAAGCAGCCCAACTCGAGTCTTCAAAAGATTTTGCAAAAGCGTTCATGAAACGCCATCAAATCCCAACGGCCGAGTATCAAACCTTCTCAAACATCCAAGAAGCTCATGCCTACATTGATGCCAAAGGTGCACCAATTGTGATCAAGGCAGACGGCTTGGCCGCAGGCAAAGGCGTGGTCGTTGCTATGAGCCTAGAAGAAGCTCACGGTGCGATCGACATGATGTTGTCTGATAACAAATTAGGTGATGCCGGTGCCAGAGTGGTGATTGAAGAATTTTTACAAGGCGAAGAAGCCAGCTTCATCGTGATGGTCGACGGTAAAAATGTTTTGACCTTGGCAACCAGTCAAGACCACAAGCGTTTACTGGATGCCGATCAAGGCCCTAACACTGGCGGCATGGGTGCATATTCACCAGCGCCCGTGGTGACCCCAGAAATACATGCGCGCGCTCTAAGAGAGATCATCATGCCAACCGTTAAAGGCATGGCAGCTGATGGCATTCCATTCACAGGCTTCTTATATGCTGGATTGATGATCGATGGCAAAGGTCAAGTAAAAACATTGGAATTTAATTGCCGCATGGGCGACCCAGAAACACAACCGATCATGGCTCGCCTCAAGAGCGACTTCTTGATTGCTTTGGATGCCGCAGTAGATGGCAAGCTTGATCAAGTGGAATTAGATTGGGATGCCAGAATCGCCTTAGGCGTCGTGATGGCTGCACACAATTACCCAGAGACTCCGCGCAAAGGTGATGTGATCACAGGTATTCCTGCTGATGATGTGGATCATGTGACATTCCATGCTGGCACAACAATGGATAAAGGCGTGCTCAAAACATCGGGTGGTCGAGTCTTGTGCGTGGTGGGTTTAGACCACACCACAAAAGGTGCCCAACAAAAAGCTTATGCGCACTTAGATCATATTCAATTTGATGGCGCACAGTTCCGTCGCGACATTGGTTATCGCGCACTTTAA
- a CDS encoding YebC/PmpR family DNA-binding transcriptional regulator — MAGHSKWANIQHRKGRQDEKRGKIWTKLIREITVAAKMGGGDIATNPRLRLAIDKAKDSNMPNDNVQRAVQRGTGSLEGVNYEEIRYEGYGLNGAAVIVDALTDNRTRTVAEVRHAFTKHGGNLGSDGSVAFLFKHCGRMFFAPGTSEDALMEAALEAGADDVIPQEDGSIEVVTPPYEFSQIKDALIAKGFSPEMGEVTMRPDTETDLSGEDALKMQKLLDALESLDDVQEVFTNASME; from the coding sequence ATGGCAGGTCATTCCAAATGGGCCAATATTCAGCATCGCAAAGGACGCCAAGACGAGAAGCGCGGCAAAATTTGGACAAAATTGATCCGTGAAATCACAGTGGCTGCAAAAATGGGTGGCGGTGATATTGCAACCAACCCTCGCTTGCGTTTGGCGATTGATAAAGCCAAAGACTCAAATATGCCCAACGATAACGTGCAGCGTGCAGTTCAACGCGGCACAGGATCACTAGAAGGTGTTAACTACGAAGAAATTCGTTATGAAGGCTACGGTCTCAATGGTGCTGCCGTGATCGTGGATGCTTTGACTGACAACAGAACCAGAACAGTGGCTGAAGTTCGTCATGCCTTCACCAAACATGGTGGCAATTTGGGCAGCGATGGCTCAGTTGCTTTTTTATTCAAGCATTGCGGTCGTATGTTCTTTGCACCTGGCACTTCTGAAGATGCTTTGATGGAAGCTGCACTAGAAGCAGGTGCAGATGATGTGATCCCTCAGGAAGATGGCTCGATTGAAGTGGTGACGCCTCCTTATGAATTCTCACAAATCAAAGATGCCTTGATTGCCAAAGGTTTTTCTCCAGAGATGGGTGAGGTAACGATGCGCCCTGATACAGAAACTGATTTGTCTGGTGAAGATGCTCTCAAAATGCAAAAACTATTGGATGCTCTTGAGTCATTGGATGACGTACAAGAAGTGTTCACCAACGCATCCATGGAATAG
- a CDS encoding site-specific integrase, producing the protein MASIKERINPQTGVKTFQVQIRRRGYPPISKNFPTRRKAENYAISVEAKVLNNEVINPSEANKWTIPDLIDWYIENPNPHRKLSTRKHFDRLKFLKEEFKSFTVLSLSAKTLSKWINKRLQINKPSTVYHYYVALKNAMVHHSVQHGYTQTIFEVVKCPTKSGERNRRFSREETRVLFKSIKQHSKIKQQEMKISVLFALETGCRIGEMLKLKWAQVNLEQQSVEFLAENTKTKTGRVIPITSIAKKILLWIKRHHNPENDMNKRVFHFWHLNEHHLSRQFHICCERADIKDLRWHDLRHEATTRFFEFIHPVTKTTLSVMDVATITGHKSVDMLKKYTHINNSSITQKLW; encoded by the coding sequence TTGGCAAGCATTAAAGAGCGAATCAATCCCCAGACAGGTGTTAAGACCTTTCAGGTCCAAATCCGAAGAAGGGGCTATCCACCGATTAGTAAAAACTTCCCTACAAGAAGAAAGGCTGAGAACTATGCCATTTCAGTAGAGGCAAAGGTTTTAAATAATGAGGTGATTAATCCGAGTGAGGCCAATAAGTGGACGATTCCAGACCTCATAGATTGGTACATTGAAAATCCCAACCCCCACAGGAAGCTCTCCACCAGAAAGCATTTTGATCGGTTGAAGTTCCTAAAAGAGGAATTTAAGAGTTTCACTGTTTTATCTTTATCAGCCAAAACACTCTCCAAATGGATTAACAAGAGGCTTCAGATTAATAAGCCCTCAACGGTCTATCACTACTATGTGGCTCTCAAAAATGCGATGGTTCATCATAGTGTTCAGCATGGATATACCCAAACTATCTTTGAGGTGGTGAAATGTCCCACCAAATCTGGCGAGAGAAATAGACGATTTAGCAGAGAAGAGACAAGGGTTTTATTCAAATCCATCAAACAACACAGCAAAATAAAACAGCAAGAAATGAAAATCTCGGTCTTGTTTGCTTTGGAGACTGGTTGTCGTATTGGTGAAATGCTCAAGCTCAAATGGGCACAGGTGAACCTAGAGCAACAATCTGTTGAGTTTTTGGCTGAAAACACCAAAACCAAAACAGGTAGGGTGATACCCATTACAAGTATTGCTAAAAAAATATTGCTGTGGATTAAGAGGCACCACAACCCTGAAAATGATATGAATAAGAGGGTGTTTCATTTTTGGCACTTAAATGAACATCACCTCAGTAGGCAGTTCCACATTTGTTGTGAAAGGGCTGATATTAAAGACTTGAGATGGCATGACTTAAGGCATGAAGCGACCACACGGTTTTTTGAATTTATTCACCCAGTAACAAAAACAACTTTATCTGTGATGGATGTAGCGACCATCACAGGACATAAGTCTGTGGATATGCTGAAAAAATATACCCACATTAATAATTCATCTATCACTCAGAAATTGTGGTGA
- a CDS encoding site-specific DNA-methyltransferase: MQNLLTNLTNLLSKDNRFISDGKLIKNKIIELALNLDSQLLKLLLSDKEIKKSFFEEVDGTVIFDKIKFQKFVSNKNFLPDSYTSYKNKIGLTVDGDFITDGKDVVVSWPYKDCLLEGGQDKDDAKRSEQFWSETLASDQIDRLLSPKVLVNFKKFTKNGESKLTEFQGGESLLVKGNNLLVLHTLEDIYSGKVNLIYIDPPYNPDSKANTFSYNNSFNRSTWLTFMKNRLEVAKRLLCKDGSLVVAIDENEQAHLGVLLKEMFSEHEVHCITVVHNPRGVQGTNFSYTHEYAFFVIPRGKKIISSRKINQEDIEWSNFRNWGSESERTDAKNCFYGVIVENEQVVGFQDVLVDSEHPTQNVKDGDRCYVYPIDINGVERKWRYARQSVDEIKHLLRAKKVKGGRYEIEIGKDFGTYKTVWLDPRYDANEYGTKLIKSLVPDCKFDFPKSLWNVYDCLYAVIGENKEAIVLDFFGGSGTTAHAVLELNKQDGGNRKFILAEQMHYVETVTRERIKKVVENNAQGSFIYCELAKANQNFLEDISESQTPKELVSIWEKMKSNAFLSYKVNVKSIDNTKTEFSELDFENQKRFLMEVLDKNLLYVPLSEIDDETFGIADEDKSLNRQFFKAVKR, from the coding sequence ATGCAAAACCTATTAACTAACCTAACTAATCTACTATCAAAAGATAATAGGTTTATATCTGATGGCAAGCTCATTAAAAATAAAATTATTGAGTTGGCACTCAATCTTGACTCTCAATTGCTTAAGTTATTGCTTTCAGATAAGGAGATTAAAAAATCTTTTTTTGAAGAGGTTGATGGAACTGTTATTTTTGACAAGATTAAATTTCAAAAATTTGTTAGTAATAAGAATTTTTTACCTGATAGTTACACTAGTTATAAAAATAAAATCGGCTTAACTGTAGACGGTGATTTCATAACTGATGGGAAAGATGTGGTCGTCTCATGGCCATATAAAGACTGCCTGTTGGAGGGTGGACAAGATAAAGATGATGCAAAAAGATCAGAACAATTTTGGAGTGAGACTCTAGCATCAGACCAAATCGACAGATTGCTTTCGCCCAAAGTATTGGTTAATTTTAAGAAATTTACTAAGAATGGGGAGAGTAAGTTAACTGAATTTCAGGGAGGTGAAAGTCTTCTTGTTAAAGGGAATAATTTATTAGTCCTTCATACATTAGAAGATATTTATAGTGGAAAAGTTAATTTAATTTACATAGACCCACCATACAATCCTGATAGCAAAGCAAATACTTTCTCTTACAACAATAGTTTTAATCGCTCTACTTGGTTGACCTTTATGAAAAACCGATTAGAGGTTGCAAAGAGATTGTTATGTAAAGATGGCTCTTTAGTAGTAGCTATTGATGAAAATGAGCAAGCACACTTGGGTGTGTTGCTTAAAGAAATGTTTAGTGAGCATGAGGTGCATTGTATTACTGTCGTTCATAACCCAAGAGGTGTTCAAGGTACTAATTTTTCATATACACATGAGTATGCTTTTTTTGTAATCCCAAGAGGAAAGAAAATAATTTCATCAAGAAAAATTAATCAAGAAGATATTGAGTGGTCAAATTTTAGGAATTGGGGATCTGAATCTGAGAGAACTGATGCAAAAAATTGTTTTTACGGAGTAATTGTTGAAAACGAACAAGTGGTTGGTTTTCAGGATGTTTTAGTTGATTCAGAACATCCGACTCAAAATGTGAAAGATGGAGATAGGTGTTATGTATACCCTATTGATATTAACGGGGTGGAGAGGAAGTGGAGATACGCTAGGCAATCAGTAGATGAAATAAAACATTTATTGCGAGCAAAAAAAGTAAAGGGTGGTAGATATGAAATTGAAATTGGTAAGGATTTCGGTACTTATAAAACTGTTTGGCTAGACCCTAGATATGATGCTAATGAATATGGAACTAAGCTAATCAAGTCTCTAGTCCCAGACTGTAAGTTTGATTTCCCGAAATCTTTATGGAATGTTTATGACTGCTTGTATGCGGTAATTGGGGAGAATAAAGAGGCGATAGTTTTAGATTTTTTTGGGGGTAGTGGAACAACTGCTCATGCAGTGTTGGAATTGAATAAGCAAGATGGCGGAAATAGAAAATTTATTCTAGCGGAGCAGATGCACTATGTTGAAACTGTTACTCGAGAAAGAATCAAAAAGGTTGTTGAGAATAATGCTCAAGGCTCATTCATCTACTGTGAACTTGCAAAAGCTAATCAAAATTTCTTAGAAGATATTTCTGAATCGCAAACACCTAAAGAGCTCGTTTCTATATGGGAAAAAATGAAAAGTAATGCATTTTTATCTTATAAGGTAAATGTTAAGAGTATTGATAATACTAAGACAGAGTTCTCGGAGCTTGATTTCGAAAATCAAAAAAGGTTTCTCATGGAGGTGTTAGATAAAAATTTACTATATGTTCCTTTGAGTGAAATTGATGATGAGACATTTGGAATTGCTGATGAAGATAAATCTCTAAATCGTCAATTTTTCAAGGCAGTTAAAAGATGA
- a CDS encoding DEAD/DEAH box helicase family protein codes for MSELKTLHQILIEELGKRSIEQVRLPSSITGNLNPAFPMRPYQESAFKFFTSYWNESFDGKPRQNHQLLFHMATGSGKTLMMAGLIAYLYEKGYRNFLFFVNSTNIIDKTRDNFLNANSGKYLFSENITVGDKRVEVREVKSFQSVNADDINIVFSTIQGLHMALNVPKENTLTYDDFENQKIVLISDEAHHINADTKKGKSVDQDEMFETISWEGTVERIFKANPDNLMLEFTATVDFSDENLSEKYKPKLIFDYPLKNFRKDGYSKEVKVLQADLSPFQRALQAILLSQYRRKLFAKHRKNIKPIILFKSKTIKDSQVFFNEFNAGIKGLTPKTLHQIKAGSNDETILKIFDYLDANKISLENLIAELQEDFSEEKLIVVNSKEESEEKQIAVNSLESNEYRAVFAVDKLNEGWDVLNLFDIVRLYDTRDAKSNKVGKTTMSEAQLIGRGARYCPFQINEDQPLFGRKYDADIENELRICEELYYHSAYNPKYIQELNSALQEIGIKSKESKVRKVQIKESFKSTSLYKAGHIFLNERLKYSRDEINGLDSSLISQLHRVSLRTGYTKNSVAFDLEKTDRGANKVSKEYFLKSFGSIILRKAIQRIDFYQFDNLKKYLPNLKSITEFISSDNYLGKIKIEVTGLKEQVENLDVETMLDASIQTLSSISEIISSDKIEFKGSKLFKPKMINQIFTDKTLNFMIDDGGDKEFGRSMSNVSETAYHLDLSKKAWFAFDDCYGTSEEKLLIQYIDKKYDELAKKYSEAYLIRNEKHFKIYAFDDGRPFEPDFVLYLIGKEESDTGHYQVFIEPKGGHLLLADKWKEEFLSVIKDDHAVEQLFSNKHYVLWGLPFFNQAERLTEFDKAFQELLE; via the coding sequence ATGAGTGAATTAAAGACTCTTCACCAAATTCTTATTGAGGAGCTTGGGAAAAGAAGTATTGAGCAAGTTAGATTGCCCAGTTCTATTACTGGCAACCTTAATCCCGCATTCCCAATGCGACCATACCAAGAGAGTGCTTTTAAGTTTTTTACGAGCTATTGGAATGAGTCATTTGATGGTAAGCCTAGGCAAAATCATCAATTGCTATTCCATATGGCGACTGGGTCTGGTAAGACTTTAATGATGGCAGGATTAATTGCCTACTTGTACGAGAAAGGTTATAGAAATTTTCTCTTCTTTGTAAACAGTACAAATATTATTGATAAGACTAGGGATAATTTCTTGAATGCAAATTCTGGAAAGTATCTTTTTTCTGAAAATATTACTGTCGGAGATAAGAGGGTTGAGGTACGAGAGGTTAAAAGTTTTCAATCGGTAAATGCAGATGATATAAATATTGTTTTCTCTACTATTCAAGGGCTTCATATGGCTCTGAATGTCCCTAAAGAAAACACCCTGACTTATGATGATTTTGAAAATCAAAAAATTGTTTTAATTTCTGATGAAGCTCACCACATAAATGCTGATACTAAAAAAGGTAAATCAGTAGACCAAGATGAAATGTTTGAAACAATATCTTGGGAAGGTACGGTAGAAAGAATTTTCAAGGCTAACCCTGATAATTTAATGTTGGAATTCACTGCTACGGTAGATTTCAGTGATGAAAATCTAAGCGAAAAATATAAGCCAAAGTTAATATTTGACTACCCATTAAAGAATTTCAGAAAAGATGGGTACTCAAAAGAAGTTAAAGTTCTTCAGGCTGACTTATCCCCATTTCAAAGGGCTTTACAGGCAATACTTTTGAGTCAATACAGAAGAAAACTATTTGCTAAACACCGTAAAAATATCAAGCCTATTATTCTGTTTAAATCCAAGACTATCAAAGATAGCCAAGTTTTTTTTAATGAATTCAATGCAGGCATTAAAGGATTAACCCCTAAGACCCTTCATCAGATTAAAGCAGGGTCTAATGATGAAACAATTCTTAAAATATTTGATTACTTAGATGCCAATAAAATTTCTTTGGAAAATTTGATTGCCGAGCTTCAAGAAGATTTTTCGGAAGAAAAGCTTATTGTAGTTAATAGCAAAGAAGAGAGTGAAGAGAAGCAAATTGCAGTTAATTCATTAGAGTCAAATGAGTATCGTGCGGTATTTGCGGTTGATAAGCTTAATGAGGGTTGGGATGTTTTAAACCTGTTTGATATTGTCCGTCTTTACGATACTCGTGATGCTAAGTCTAATAAAGTTGGTAAAACAACAATGAGTGAGGCTCAATTAATTGGTCGTGGAGCAAGGTATTGCCCTTTCCAAATAAATGAAGATCAGCCATTGTTTGGTCGGAAATATGATGCCGATATTGAAAACGAACTCCGGATTTGTGAAGAGCTTTACTATCACAGTGCATACAATCCAAAATATATTCAAGAGCTTAATTCAGCACTTCAAGAAATTGGTATTAAATCTAAAGAGTCAAAAGTTAGAAAAGTTCAAATTAAAGAAAGTTTTAAATCAACCAGTTTATATAAGGCTGGGCATATCTTTTTGAATGAGAGACTTAAATACAGTCGTGATGAAATTAATGGTCTAGACAGTAGTTTAATTAGTCAACTACATCGTGTATCTCTGAGGACTGGATATACAAAAAATTCTGTAGCATTTGATTTGGAAAAAACTGATCGTGGAGCTAATAAGGTTAGCAAAGAGTATTTTTTGAAAAGCTTTGGCTCAATTATTCTTCGTAAAGCGATTCAGAGAATTGATTTCTATCAGTTTGACAACTTAAAGAAATACTTACCTAATCTAAAATCAATTACTGAGTTCATCAGTTCAGACAATTATTTGGGAAAAATTAAGATTGAAGTTACCGGGCTAAAAGAGCAGGTTGAGAATCTTGATGTTGAGACAATGCTTGATGCATCAATTCAAACTTTATCTTCAATATCTGAAATTATTTCTTCAGACAAAATTGAGTTTAAGGGTTCAAAATTATTTAAACCTAAGATGATTAATCAGATTTTTACTGATAAAACACTCAATTTTATGATTGATGATGGTGGCGATAAAGAGTTTGGTCGCTCTATGAGTAATGTTTCTGAGACTGCTTACCATTTAGATTTGTCAAAGAAAGCATGGTTTGCATTTGATGATTGCTATGGCACTAGTGAAGAGAAATTGCTCATTCAATATATAGATAAGAAATATGATGAATTAGCTAAAAAGTATTCTGAGGCTTATCTAATCAGGAATGAAAAGCATTTCAAGATATATGCATTTGATGATGGCAGGCCCTTTGAGCCAGATTTTGTTCTTTATCTAATTGGTAAGGAAGAAAGCGACACTGGACATTACCAAGTCTTTATTGAGCCGAAGGGCGGTCATTTGTTGCTTGCTGACAAGTGGAAAGAGGAATTTTTAAGTGTGATAAAAGATGATCATGCGGTTGAACAACTTTTTTCTAATAAGCACTATGTTCTTTGGGGGTTGCCATTCTTTAATCAAGCTGAAAGATTGACAGAATTTGATAAAGCTTTTCAAGAGCTTTTAGAGTAG
- a CDS encoding ribbon-helix-helix domain-containing protein, which translates to MSAHRWLNWNRSGAEMNKTKRLQVRLTEEEINTIKERMADFEYSNLSEFIRDGALKPSRKNKRNMVSMIYEVNKIGVNLNQAIHKLHLQQIDHTELLIAINQANHLLSNVLCVYSKL; encoded by the coding sequence ATGTCAGCACATAGATGGCTGAATTGGAATAGAAGTGGAGCAGAAATGAATAAAACAAAAAGACTACAAGTTCGTCTCACAGAAGAGGAAATCAACACCATCAAAGAAAGAATGGCTGATTTTGAGTATTCCAATCTCAGTGAATTTATACGAGATGGAGCATTAAAGCCAAGTAGAAAAAATAAAAGAAATATGGTGTCAATGATTTATGAGGTAAACAAGATTGGTGTCAATCTCAATCAAGCTATCCATAAATTACACCTCCAGCAGATTGACCATACTGAACTGCTAATAGCAATCAACCAAGCTAATCATCTGCTATCAAATGTTCTATGTGTGTATAGCAAATTATGA